The Radiobacillus deserti genomic interval ATAAGCACTTTTCTTCATTTTATGTAGCTGCTCGCTAGACATAAAATGTTTCGTCTTTTGGGTAAGAGGTATATGAATCGATACGAAATCTGACTCTTCCAATACTTGATCTAAGCTAGCAATCGCTACACCAAGCTCGGTTGAAAAATCATACGTGGATGCCGAGGGAGAATACCCTAGCGTTCTCATACCAAAGGTATTCGCACGAACTGCAACCCGCTTAGAAATTTCGCCAAGGCCGATTAATCCTACCGTTTTCCCCGCAAGCTCACTACCGGTAAAGCGTTTACGATTCCACTGTGCTAGTTGAACATCTTCATTTGCCTCGTGCAGCCTTCTCGAAGCATCAAACATAGCCGCAAACACGTACTCCGCTACCGAATTTGCATTGGCATTTTTCGCGTAGACAATCGTAGCATCATGATTTTTTACCGCTTCTACATCAATGTTATCTAGTCCTACTCCAAGTCTTCCAATCACTTTAAGGTGTGGAGCGTATTTCAGTAACGTGGTATCTAC includes:
- a CDS encoding hydroxyacid dehydrogenase; this translates as MNILITEFIWPDGIQILESYGTVRYDPDLWNNYDSMLEQLERVDALIIRNQTKVDTTLLKYAPHLKVIGRLGVGLDNIDVEAVKNHDATIVYAKNANANSVAEYVFAAMFDASRRLHEANEDVQLAQWNRKRFTGSELAGKTVGLIGLGEISKRVAVRANTFGMRTLGYSPSASTYDFSTELGVAIASLDQVLEESDFVSIHIPLTQKTKHFMSSEQLHKMKKSAYLINTSRGGIVDEMALLDVVKTQQIAGAYVDVLEQEPVQERNPLLHQPNIRITPHIAGLTEESQLRTSILVANEVGKVLQGKPSACCV